Proteins from one Leptospira bourretii genomic window:
- the folD gene encoding bifunctional methylenetetrahydrofolate dehydrogenase/methenyltetrahydrofolate cyclohydrolase FolD translates to MKSSILLDGKAISEKIRNRIAETLAKAKSEGKGVPTLATILVGDNPASETYVNMKVKACEKVGMGSRYVRMKEETTTEELLAEIKKLNADDSVNGILLQHPVPHQIDERLCFDEIALEKDVDGVTTISFGKLSMNSEAYFPCTPYGMVLLLQEYGIDVSGKHAVVVGRSPILGKPMAIMLTNLNATVTLCHSKTKNLPDLVKQADIVVGAVGKPEFIKADWIKEGAVVLDAGYNVGNVGDIEISKAKDKASYYTPVPGGVGPMTISVLLLQTMYSFLNQFSPKLDSHASNR, encoded by the coding sequence ATGAAATCTAGCATCCTATTAGACGGTAAAGCGATTTCCGAAAAAATTCGAAATCGAATCGCAGAAACACTAGCAAAAGCTAAATCCGAAGGCAAAGGCGTCCCGACTCTTGCGACCATCCTTGTTGGGGATAACCCCGCATCCGAAACCTATGTGAACATGAAGGTTAAGGCCTGCGAAAAAGTGGGAATGGGCTCTCGTTATGTTCGGATGAAAGAAGAAACAACCACAGAAGAGTTGTTAGCTGAAATTAAAAAACTGAATGCGGATGATTCAGTGAACGGAATCCTTTTACAACATCCAGTTCCGCATCAAATTGATGAACGTCTTTGTTTTGATGAAATTGCATTAGAAAAGGACGTTGATGGTGTCACCACCATTTCTTTTGGTAAACTATCAATGAACAGTGAAGCCTATTTTCCATGCACACCGTATGGGATGGTTCTTTTGCTTCAGGAATATGGAATCGATGTTTCTGGTAAACATGCTGTTGTTGTGGGAAGGTCCCCTATTCTTGGAAAACCAATGGCGATTATGCTTACAAACTTAAATGCCACTGTTACCTTATGTCATTCGAAAACAAAAAATTTACCAGATCTTGTGAAACAAGCGGACATCGTTGTTGGTGCTGTTGGGAAACCAGAATTTATTAAAGCAGATTGGATTAAGGAAGGTGCAGTCGTTTTGGATGCTGGTTATAATGTTGGCAACGTTGGCGATATTGAGATCTCCAAAGCAAAAGACAAAGCTTCTTATTATACTCCTGTACCTGGTGGTGTTGGTCCGATGACGATCTCAGTTTTATTGCTGCAAACCATGTATAGTTTTTTAAATCAATTTTCTCCTAAGTTGGATTCTCATGCCTCAAACCGTTAG
- a CDS encoding acetylxylan esterase, producing MPQTVSFDECFQTVPKLDPPSDLDSFWKAGIVELKKVPIKATYKTVLKGSFIWESLNDISFQSIDNHVLHGKLAIPRKRGNRPVVVYFHDYLAVPEEIQKGYSDLGVAQLHITLRGHGEEMVHAPLDPTTGKALIGWTPNYFAHGLDQKEDFYMRKLYLDVIRTIEFLRLTDGIDGDQIILHGKSLGSALSVFGAAYSDRIKGLILETPSFCYIDKDQISLKGNPWIRELTPFLEKRATKKVDYKKELAYFDALNFAKKIKIPALFSCGMEDVISHPKSTFALFNHMNCDKRMQLYPTEGNEAGKDKQPQANLEFVKEIFAL from the coding sequence ATGCCTCAAACCGTTAGTTTTGACGAATGTTTTCAAACGGTTCCAAAACTAGACCCACCATCGGACTTGGATAGTTTCTGGAAGGCAGGGATAGTCGAATTAAAAAAAGTTCCGATCAAAGCAACGTACAAAACTGTTTTGAAAGGATCGTTTATTTGGGAATCTCTTAATGATATTAGTTTTCAGAGTATCGACAATCACGTGTTACATGGAAAGCTGGCAATTCCTCGAAAAAGAGGAAACAGACCCGTTGTTGTTTACTTTCATGACTATTTAGCTGTTCCAGAAGAAATCCAAAAAGGTTATTCCGATTTGGGTGTGGCCCAACTCCATATCACCTTACGCGGACATGGTGAGGAAATGGTTCACGCTCCCCTCGACCCAACTACTGGAAAAGCACTTATTGGTTGGACACCTAATTATTTTGCTCATGGACTTGATCAAAAAGAAGATTTTTACATGCGCAAACTCTACTTGGACGTAATTCGTACAATTGAGTTTTTGCGTTTGACCGACGGGATTGACGGAGACCAAATCATTTTGCATGGAAAATCTTTAGGTTCCGCCTTATCAGTATTTGGTGCAGCCTATTCCGATCGAATCAAAGGATTGATTCTCGAAACACCTTCTTTTTGTTATATTGATAAGGACCAAATTTCTCTAAAGGGGAATCCTTGGATTCGTGAACTCACTCCCTTTTTAGAAAAAAGGGCCACTAAAAAAGTAGATTATAAAAAAGAACTGGCTTATTTCGATGCTTTGAACTTTGCCAAAAAAATCAAAATCCCTGCTCTCTTTTCTTGCGGAATGGAAGATGTGATCTCTCATCCAAAATCCACCTTTGCTTTGTTTAATCATATGAATTGTGATAAACGTATGCAGTTGTATCCAACGGAAGGAAATGAAGCTGGAAAAGACAAACAACCCCAAGCCAACTTGGAATTTGTTAAAGAAATTTTTGCTTTATGA
- the cysS gene encoding cysteine--tRNA ligase yields the protein MLPFVFQNSKSGKKEPFLPKDPLNVSIYSCGPTVYNFAHIGNIRSFLFVDVLRRSLLLGGYKLNQSMNITDIDDKIINESIKRKISVEEFTKPWTEAFFKDLETLHVQKLEHYPKATESIEDMVGLVETLQKNGLVYEKDGSLYFSIQKFSRYGELSKIDVSGMKSGVRYDADEYEKDDVRDFVLWKNQKNEEEKCWHTKIGTGRPGWHLECSAMIRKVYGSGVDIHTGGIDLLFPHHENEAAQSYGAYPNEEFVGVWLHCEHLLVDGEKMSKSKGNFYTLRDILEKGYDPNSIRYHLISAHYRSKLNFSLSKLEESKTAMERIQNTIYRILDEGKLWDKVPKSSKDFVFSVPELQKLNLEFLSSLADDLNVPKALASVFELVRIVNQFLDSNKELSDSLFLKEALLLFFKTNELFAVFSFEKKIQSLDGITEDWILEQIEARKTAKQNKDFSTADKIRKELEEKGILLADTKEGKTTWKKAQ from the coding sequence ATACTTCCCTTTGTATTTCAGAATTCCAAATCAGGAAAAAAAGAACCTTTTTTACCGAAGGATCCTTTGAATGTAAGTATCTATTCTTGTGGGCCAACTGTTTATAATTTTGCTCATATTGGAAATATTCGTTCGTTTTTGTTTGTGGACGTTCTTCGCCGTTCTCTACTGCTCGGTGGATATAAACTCAACCAATCCATGAACATCACAGACATTGATGATAAAATCATCAATGAATCGATCAAAAGAAAAATTAGTGTCGAAGAGTTTACTAAACCATGGACAGAAGCCTTTTTTAAAGATTTAGAAACCCTTCATGTTCAAAAACTAGAACACTATCCAAAAGCCACTGAATCTATTGAAGACATGGTAGGACTTGTTGAAACACTTCAGAAGAACGGCCTTGTTTACGAAAAGGATGGGAGTTTATACTTTTCCATTCAAAAATTTAGTCGTTATGGGGAACTTTCGAAAATCGATGTTTCCGGGATGAAGTCTGGTGTTCGATACGATGCAGATGAATATGAAAAGGATGATGTTCGTGATTTTGTTCTTTGGAAAAACCAAAAGAACGAAGAAGAAAAATGTTGGCATACGAAAATCGGAACGGGTCGTCCTGGTTGGCATTTAGAATGTTCCGCAATGATTCGCAAAGTGTATGGTTCCGGCGTTGACATTCATACCGGCGGAATTGACCTTCTCTTTCCCCATCATGAAAATGAAGCAGCTCAAAGTTACGGGGCTTATCCGAACGAAGAGTTTGTTGGGGTATGGTTACATTGTGAACATCTCCTTGTGGATGGAGAAAAAATGTCAAAAAGTAAGGGAAATTTTTATACCTTACGAGACATTTTAGAGAAAGGATATGATCCAAATTCCATTCGTTACCATTTGATTTCAGCACATTACAGAAGTAAGTTGAACTTTTCTTTGAGTAAATTGGAAGAATCCAAAACGGCAATGGAAAGAATTCAAAATACTATTTATCGAATTTTAGATGAAGGGAAATTATGGGACAAGGTTCCGAAATCTTCCAAGGATTTTGTTTTTTCTGTTCCCGAATTACAGAAACTAAATTTGGAGTTTTTGAGTTCGTTGGCAGATGATTTAAATGTTCCCAAAGCACTTGCTTCTGTTTTTGAACTCGTAAGGATTGTGAACCAGTTTTTGGATTCGAATAAAGAACTTTCCGATTCTTTATTTTTAAAAGAAGCTCTATTATTGTTTTTTAAAACAAATGAACTTTTTGCTGTTTTTTCCTTTGAGAAAAAAATCCAGTCTTTGGATGGAATAACTGAAGATTGGATTTTGGAACAAATAGAAGCCAGAAAAACCGCAAAACAAAACAAAGATTTCTCTACTGCCGACAAAATTCGTAAAGAGTTGGAAGAAAAAGGAATCCTTCTCGCTGACACAAAAGAAGGAAAAACCACATGGAAAAAAGCCCAGTAG
- the rlmB gene encoding 23S rRNA (guanosine(2251)-2'-O)-methyltransferase RlmB, translated as MEKSPVEILFGKRNFYEFLESLEQMAPERGVKTIREVIVKDSMGNEEKQRIRGYIPNSVKFTTVSTRELDRIASDKNHQGYVIIRTKQKSFSSLGFEQFKQNVEAGEGPILILDRIQDPGNLGNILRTAECMGVKHVLMSDRDTSPITPVVEKVSAGAVHHLQIYRVANLMHGMEFLKKNEYWILATDEEGEEAIWETLPDASQMAVIMGNEGEGVKRLLLEEADYVARIPLFGSVTSLNVVVACGITLDRVQNVSR; from the coding sequence ATGGAAAAAAGCCCAGTAGAAATACTTTTTGGTAAAAGAAATTTTTACGAATTTTTAGAATCTTTGGAACAGATGGCTCCGGAACGAGGTGTAAAAACCATTCGAGAAGTCATTGTCAAAGATTCGATGGGAAATGAAGAAAAACAAAGAATCCGAGGATATATTCCAAATTCCGTAAAGTTTACTACGGTTTCCACGAGAGAGCTGGATCGCATTGCGTCTGATAAAAACCACCAAGGTTATGTTATCATTCGTACAAAACAAAAATCGTTTTCATCACTTGGGTTTGAACAATTTAAACAGAATGTAGAGGCCGGCGAAGGCCCAATTCTCATATTGGATCGTATCCAGGACCCTGGGAATCTTGGGAATATTCTGAGAACCGCTGAATGTATGGGCGTGAAACATGTGTTAATGTCCGATCGGGATACTTCGCCAATTACTCCTGTTGTGGAAAAGGTTTCTGCGGGAGCGGTCCATCATTTACAAATCTACCGAGTTGCAAACTTGATGCACGGGATGGAATTTTTAAAAAAAAATGAATACTGGATTCTTGCCACCGACGAGGAAGGTGAAGAAGCTATTTGGGAAACTTTGCCTGATGCATCTCAGATGGCGGTCATTATGGGGAATGAAGGTGAAGGTGTTAAACGGTTGTTATTAGAAGAAGCAGATTATGTAGCAAGGATCCCACTATTTGGTTCTGTAACATCTTTAAATGTAGTGGTTGCTTGCGGAATCACTTTGGATCGGGTACAAAATGTTTCGCGTTAG